In Pseudophryne corroboree isolate aPseCor3 chromosome 3, aPseCor3.hap2, whole genome shotgun sequence, a genomic segment contains:
- the LOC135054847 gene encoding general transcription factor II-I repeat domain-containing protein 2-like: protein METVADIICPDKKGDFSKISLSHQTVARRIEDIRKSIEKVVKSRAAHFKFYAMAIDESTDATDTAQLAIFIRGIDDKYNIIEEMAALVPLKDTTKARDLYEAVKNTLQRFSLSFANISGIATDGAPAMIGNRDGLVKLIEDDAIASQNFSMMKYHCIVHQENLCAKALKMANVMQIVIKAVNFIRSKGLNHRQFQEFLKFMDAEYGDIIYFSEVRWLSRGKMLARFYDLRNEIKSFMESKTKCVPELDDENWLTDLAFLVDLTTHLNELNMRLQGEKPIDQHNVSNYNSVRNETETMAFSNEGKKFDAF, encoded by the coding sequence ATGGAAACCGTGGCTGATATAATTTGCCCGGATAAAAAaggggacttttcaaaaatcagttTGTCTCACCAGACTGTAGCCAGGCGAATTGAAGATATAAGAAAATCCATCGAAAAAGTTGTGAAGAGTAGAGCTGCTCATTTTAAATTTTATGCTATGGCGATAGACGAAAGTACAGATGCTACAGATACAGCTCAATTGGCAATTTTTATTAGAGGCATTGATGACAAATATAATATCATTGAAGAAATGGCTGCTTTAGTTCCACTGAAAGACACAACTAAAGCAAGAGATTTATATGAAGCTGTGAAAAATACATTACAGCGATTTTCTTTGTCATTTGCTAACATATCTGGCATAGCTACTGATGGTGCCCCTGCAATGATAGGTAACAGAGATGGACTTGTAAAACTGATAGAAGATGATGCAATTGCCTCCCAAAATTTCAGTATGATGAAATATCACTGCATAGTACACCAAGAAAATTTATGTGCAAAAGCTTTAAAGATGGCTAACGTCATGCAGATTGTCATCAAGGCTGTAAATTTCATAAGGTCCAAGGGATTGAATCATCGCCAATTCCAGGAATTCCTAAAATTTATGGATGCTGAGTATGGGGACATCATTTACTTTTCTGAAGTAAGATGGTTAAGTCGAGGGAAAATGCTGGCAAGATTTTATGATCTGAGAAATGAAATCAAGTCATTTATGGAATCTAAAACAAAATGTGTGCCAGAACTTGACGATGAAAACTGGCTCACAGATTTGGCATTTTTAGTCGACTTGACCACTCATTTAAATGAGTTAAACATGCGTCTTCAAGGTGAAAAACCAATTGATCAGCACAATGTTTCAAACTATAACAGCGTTCGAAATGAAACTGAAACTATGGCATTCTCAAatgaaggcaaaaaatttgatgcaTTTTAG